The following nucleotide sequence is from Emys orbicularis isolate rEmyOrb1 chromosome 21, rEmyOrb1.hap1, whole genome shotgun sequence.
GCGTAGGATAGAGCAGCCCCCTGTTAATCTCACCTTGGCCCCTCTCTGCTGCTCAGGTGATGTGACTGTGGCCTGAATAAATAACCCCCCTCTGCCCACGCGTTCAGTattgcagccccctccccgcatTTGCTTAGCCAagatccctctccttccccctccccctccctttcctggccCCATGCTCCAGCCCTGTGCCCCACGGAGGAGGAGCTTGACAGCGGTGGAGCCCAGCGGGATGGTGGTGAGGCCAGCTGGGTtggtcccctgccctgggtgtcAGGTCAACAGGGGTGAGCAGCTGTGGGCGGGAATTCCCAGCTCCCCTCGGGACCTAGCAGGGAGATCCGTACAGATGGGACCCACATACTGGAGAAGGTGCCCAGGAAGGCGAGTCCCAGGGACCTATCGTTCCAGCCGGAGGCGTGGGCCCCCACGGTGCTCCAGCCTCTGCCCTCGTAGACGTTGCCGTCCTCGCCgatcaggaagctgcaggcagaGCGTAGTGTGAGACCCGCACAGGCACGTCAGccgcagcctcccctccccattgctCCCGGCAGCTCCCCCAGGGTTGTCGCTGGCCCTGACCAGGTTTGAACCTGGGACCCTCGGAGCTAGAAGCTCAATCCTCTGCCATGGAGGTAAAAACCCACTGAAGAAAGGGACTGGAATGTGGGGCCCTAACCTGTATTGCACTGTTTGGCCATTAGGTGGCGCTTTGTGTAACGCCCCTTATGGAAGCAGCCCTGGGCCCTACCTGGACCCAGCTGGGGGGCGAGCGAGGGCTGTAGCCGGCCCAGATGTGGGGCAGGAGAACAGCGCTGGGACCCGCTGGCTTTCGTGTAAATCCCAGTTGGATTTCCATCCCCCAACGTCACCATCTCAAAACGTTTCATGGAGAAAAATCTCCGGCCAGGTTTTTGTTGCGGGGCGTCAGGCCAGCCCCAGGGAAAGGCATTGGTAATGCCGGCACGGGGCGGTGTCACAGACGAGCAGGGCGCACGCCGCGCGGCGTCTGTCGGCCGAGCTCCTGGCACGGCCCAGGGGTCCCCCATGGtcctccatccccccaccagCTCCATGACTGCCCAATCCCATCCCCCGCTCTTCAGGGactccctcagccccccccaatctccccctgccaggggctctgtgccctcctcccccctcccattatGACAGGGTCCCATGCTCACCCCATGCCTGGGGCGCTCTGTggccctccatttcccccctgtAGCTGGGGCTCACTTGTAGGCGATGTCGGTCCAGCCATTCGAGTCCATGTGGTAGTTCTGGATGCCCCTGACCACCTGGCTGCAGGAGGCCTGTGAGGTGCAGGAACTCCCTGCCGTGTGGTAGATGATGACGTAGGGCACTGGGGTGCTCAGCGGGACCGTGCTTGTCGGGGGTTGGGCCCCCCACTGGGAGCGGGAAATGATGGTGGGGCAGCCTGTGCCAtgcgggggaggggcaaaagggctGGGTTAATATGggtgccccccacctgccccagcccatgcagcaggatcgggcccagggCTGGTGCTCTGAGTGGGGCCGCGGCAATGGGGTTGGGGGACAGGCCAGCAAAGGCCGTGCACGGCGCAGGGAGGACGCGCAGCCCTGCGTTAAATGTGACGGGACTGGAGAGAGGCCTGGCCGGGAGCCTGCTCGCCgtgcagcagcagccgccccGGCAGCAAAGGGGCGAACGGGGAGCCaggccaggctggagggaggccaAACAAGGGCTGGGCTGGAGATGGCAGGTGGGGCTGGTGCTCTGAACTCACACCGGGCTGGGGAAGCTCCCGCCCAGGGTGTGCGGCTCAGCGCCTGTCtgtctcctctgccccctccggTTATTTGCATCCCTCCAGCCTGTTCCCTCCGCTCTGCAGCCTTTCCGCTCTATCTGCATCCGGGAGGCTCTCCAGGCCCCTGGTGCTTGTTGTCTCCCACTGCTGAGCCCCTTGTCTCTTCTGCCAGGTCCCTTCAGGGTGTCTCAGCAGCCTGGGGAAAGCCCCGCCTCCATCAGTTGGGTCATTTGCATTCTCACAAACCACCACCTGGCAATTTTCAGGTCTCAACTCCTCTGCTGTCACATTGGAGCTGCATCTTGGTTTCAAGAGACACAGTTACATTCCAAAAGCGTatcagaaatagcatcctgaaaaaCTGGGACCTGGAATGGGGGATCCTCCATCACCCCTTTCTCAGTCCCTGAGAAGTCAGCTGCGTGACTGCTCCTCACAAGGAGGTCGGTTACACAATTCCCTCTCAAAACCTGGGTCACAGGCTGAGTGCCTAGGTGCACAGATGCTGACTCAGCCATTCGGTCCTGGGGATCCTCTCCCGAGTGACCAAtgaggagacattcctgtcctcccactattccttccccagtttcctcctctgggccccccTCTCAGACACATCTCTGTGCTCCCTAGAATGGGGTCCATCCCTTCTTCAGCTGCAGAACTCTGCTAGCTAACAACTGGGACAATTTCCTTAATCACTGACAACACCTCTCCTGCCCCCGATCCTGAGGGcgtgttgccttctgctggaaaggagctagtGTCAGCC
It contains:
- the LOC135893300 gene encoding peptidoglycan-recognition protein SC2-like, encoding MNIVNTSRVIVQFMLNQNVQNQAMRSSLRQRGGENDEDMDMEFYQTAGCPTIISRSQWGAQPPTSTVPLSTPVPYVIIYHTAGSSCTSQASCSQVVRGIQNYHMDSNGWTDIAYNFLIGEDGNVYEGRGWSTVGAHASGWNDRSLGLAFLGTFSSMWVPSVRISLLGPEGSWEFPPTAAHPC